In Neofelis nebulosa isolate mNeoNeb1 chromosome 7, mNeoNeb1.pri, whole genome shotgun sequence, the following proteins share a genomic window:
- the BTBD7 gene encoding BTB/POZ domain-containing protein 7 isoform X7, with product MGANASNYPHSCSPRVGGNPQAQQTFIGTSSYSQQGYGCESKLYSLDHGHEKPQDKKKRTSGLATLKKKFIKRRKSNRSADHAKQMRELLSGWDVRDVNALVEEYEGTSALKELSLQASLARPEARTLQKDMADLYEYKYCTDVDLIFQETCFPVHRAILAARCPFFKTLLSSSPEYGAEIIMDISTAGIDMPMFSALLHYLYTGEFGMEDSRFQNVDILVQLSEEFGTPNSLDVDMRGLFDYMCYYDVVLSFSSDSELVEAFGGNQNCLDEELKAHKAIISARSPFFRNLLQRRIRTGEEITDRTLRTPTRIILDESIIPKKYAKVILHCMYTDVVDLSGLHCSPSVGSLSEVQALVAGKPNMTRAEEAMELYHIALFLEFNMLAQVQARQIKD from the exons ATGGGTGCTAATGCATCTAACTATCCTCATTCATGTTCCCCGAGGGTAGGGGGAAATCCTCAAGCCCAACAGACTTTTATAG GGACATCATCCTATTCTCAGCAAGGCTATGGTTGTGAATCGAAATTATATAGCCTTGACCATGGCCATGAGAAAccacaagacaaaaaaaagagaacctcTGGCCTTGCCACCCTCAAAAAGAAGTTTATTAAGCGTCGAAAATCTAATAGGTCTGCCGATCATGCCAAGCAGATGCGAGAACTCCTCTCTGGGTGGGATGTTAGAGATGTTAATGCTTTAGTGGAGGAATATGAGGGAACTTCAGCCTTAAAGGAGCTTTCTCTACAAGCCAGTTTGGCTAGACCAGAAGCTCGGACATTACAGAAAGATATGGCCGATCTTTATGAGTACAAGTATTGTACTGATGTAGACTTAATATTTCAAGAAACTTGTTTTCCTGTTCATCGTGCCATTTTGGCAGCAAggtgtccattttttaaaacgcTGCTTTCTTCTTCACCAGAGTATGGGGCAGAGATCATTATGGACATCAGTACGGCTGGTATAGATATGCCCATGTTTTCTGCTTTGCTACACTACCTTTATACAGGAGAGTTTGGAATGGAGGACTCAAGGTTTCAAAATGTTGATATTCTCGTCCAGCTTAGTGAAGAATTTGGAACACCAAATTCCCTTGATGTAGATATGCGTGGACTTTTTGATTACATGTGTTATTATGATGTCGTCCTTAGTTTTTCTTCAGACTCTGAACTGGTTGAAGCTTTTGGTGGAAATCAGAACTGTTTAGATGAAGAGCTCAAAGCTCACAAGGCTATTATTTCAGCACGGTCCCCATTTTTTCGGAATTTATTACAAAGGAGGATACGGACTGGTGAAGAAATCACAGACCGAACTTTGAGGACTCCCACAAGAATTATATTAGACGAGTCCATTATACCCAAAAAGTATGCGAAAgttatattacactgtatgtataCTGATGTGGTGGACCTCTCCGGTTTGCACTGTAGCCCCTCTGTGGGGAGTCTCAGTGAAGTTCAGGCTCTCGTCGCAGGGAAGCCAAACATGACCAGGGCAGAAGAAGCCATGGAACTTTACCACATAGCACTGTTCTTGGAATTTAACATGCTTGCACAAG
- the BTBD7 gene encoding BTB/POZ domain-containing protein 7 isoform X6 codes for MGANASNYPHSCSPRVGGNPQAQQTFIGTSSYSQQGYGCESKLYSLDHGHEKPQDKKKRTSGLATLKKKFIKRRKSNRSADHAKQMRELLSGWDVRDVNALVEEYEGTSALKELSLQASLARPEARTLQKDMADLYEYKYCTDVDLIFQETCFPVHRAILAARCPFFKTLLSSSPEYGAEIIMDISTAGIDMPMFSALLHYLYTGEFGMEDSRFQNVDILVQLSEEFGTPNSLDVDMRGLFDYMCYYDVVLSFSSDSELVEAFGGNQNCLDEELKAHKAIISARSPFFRNLLQRRIRTGEEITDRTLRTPTRIILDESIIPKKYAKVILHCMYTDVVDLSGLHCSPSVGSLSEVQALVAGKPNMTRAEEAMELYHIALFLEFNMLAQAQLVHQATAYSV; via the exons ATGGGTGCTAATGCATCTAACTATCCTCATTCATGTTCCCCGAGGGTAGGGGGAAATCCTCAAGCCCAACAGACTTTTATAG GGACATCATCCTATTCTCAGCAAGGCTATGGTTGTGAATCGAAATTATATAGCCTTGACCATGGCCATGAGAAAccacaagacaaaaaaaagagaacctcTGGCCTTGCCACCCTCAAAAAGAAGTTTATTAAGCGTCGAAAATCTAATAGGTCTGCCGATCATGCCAAGCAGATGCGAGAACTCCTCTCTGGGTGGGATGTTAGAGATGTTAATGCTTTAGTGGAGGAATATGAGGGAACTTCAGCCTTAAAGGAGCTTTCTCTACAAGCCAGTTTGGCTAGACCAGAAGCTCGGACATTACAGAAAGATATGGCCGATCTTTATGAGTACAAGTATTGTACTGATGTAGACTTAATATTTCAAGAAACTTGTTTTCCTGTTCATCGTGCCATTTTGGCAGCAAggtgtccattttttaaaacgcTGCTTTCTTCTTCACCAGAGTATGGGGCAGAGATCATTATGGACATCAGTACGGCTGGTATAGATATGCCCATGTTTTCTGCTTTGCTACACTACCTTTATACAGGAGAGTTTGGAATGGAGGACTCAAGGTTTCAAAATGTTGATATTCTCGTCCAGCTTAGTGAAGAATTTGGAACACCAAATTCCCTTGATGTAGATATGCGTGGACTTTTTGATTACATGTGTTATTATGATGTCGTCCTTAGTTTTTCTTCAGACTCTGAACTGGTTGAAGCTTTTGGTGGAAATCAGAACTGTTTAGATGAAGAGCTCAAAGCTCACAAGGCTATTATTTCAGCACGGTCCCCATTTTTTCGGAATTTATTACAAAGGAGGATACGGACTGGTGAAGAAATCACAGACCGAACTTTGAGGACTCCCACAAGAATTATATTAGACGAGTCCATTATACCCAAAAAGTATGCGAAAgttatattacactgtatgtataCTGATGTGGTGGACCTCTCCGGTTTGCACTGTAGCCCCTCTGTGGGGAGTCTCAGTGAAGTTCAGGCTCTCGTCGCAGGGAAGCCAAACATGACCAGGGCAGAAGAAGCCATGGAACTTTACCACATAGCACTGTTCTTGGAATTTAACATGCTTGCACAAG